The genomic window TGTCATAGCTCCGATCATCGGTGGACCCTTCAACGTTATCTTATGGAATTCAGGGTCCCTGTCAACTTTCTCGGCGTGCATATGCATACGGTGGCGGATGTCGATCACAAAGCCGATCAACAACAAACGACCGCCGGCAATTTACAACCTTCAAACCTGCCAAAGTCGAAATGTATATGTTTTCATCGAGGCACTGTACTGAACTGTATGACATGGTGAATGTGATTCCTCACATACCGGTACCTTATGACTTGGCAATAATGCCACATACCGAGAGCCCAGTATGGGCTTCAGTTGAGTTCTTAATGCCAGTACAATGTACATCATTGCCTGGGTATCAACCGCAATTTCATCATTGGGCAACTAGCAGTGATGGGTATGTCATCGTGCCTTTGCCACAGGCAGCTGGCCCCTGACCCCCCTGACAGTTGCCCAGGCAACGGACAGACATGTAAGAAAAGCGCTACTACAGCACACAATATCAGAGGTAGCCTTTAcctggaaagaaaaaaacaatgTCAAAGAAAATACAGAATGCAAAATGATCAGAGTGAGATTCGAACTCACGCCCCTTACGAGACCACGGAACTCTTTTTGTGAAGTGGAATCAAGGTTGATACCTTAACGTGGCGCCTTAGACCGCTCGGCCATCTGACCTTGGAAAGATTGATGGAAATCGGCTAGGACTGACTACTTTTGTGTGAAGTCGTGATTTCGAGCAGGCATGAATCGTGTAAAGTAAGGGTTTTGGAAGTGGAGGCTGGTGGAGTTGGGTATGCGATGTGTGGAGACTGGATGCGCTCAAAAAGTCGCACGCAGAGAACGAGGGGCGTTGGTGAGAATCGGAATCTCAAATgaattttattatatttagCTTACTTCGGGCCAGGAAAGTTTATCTCTCCGCTCTTGACCAGGCCACCAAACATCACCCTCATGTCCTCCACCAAGAGCTCTGGAACTTCCCAAGCAGCAAAGTGGCCTCCCTTGTTATGCCAATTCTCAAACACCAGCGGACCCAAGGTCCGATAGTGGTAGCTTGGCGACATCAACAAGTCCTTTGGGAAGGTTGACACGCCCAGCTTCACTCCCGGATTGtattcctccaccttcttggCAGTTGCCGAGTGGTAGTAAACGCGGCAGCCAGCCTTGGGCCCTGCACTGGCGAACTGGTAGATGCTGATCCAGGTAAGAATCTCGTCGTCTGTCCAGGGGTAAGAGTCTGTCCAGTCGTAGAGCTTCCCGTAGATCCACGATAACAAGGCCACAGGCGAGTCCCTCAAAGCAATGCcaatggtggttgggttgtggcAGTGGAGGCCGTTGTAGGCGGCACCTTCTTCCCAAAACCGGTGGGTTCGAGCCaagccttctttttctcggtTGCTGTACGTGGGAAACAGATACTTGAGGTACACAAGGGACCCATGCTGTGGGATGGTACTGATGGAAGGTGGAACGGCtaggttgtggttgatgtgaCTGGCCCAAACGGCTCCAGATTTCTTGGTCTCGGACGACGACGCAGGACCATATCTGATGTCCATGAAACGTGTGATGCCGTTCCCCCAGTCTCCTCCTTGTGTGGCTATGGGAGGGCTGTCAGCAGCCGCATGTGCAGACAAAACCAAAATGGGGAACGCACCGTAGTTTGAATACCCAAGCTTGAGCATCAGCTTGTGACAATATTCTGCGTACTGCTCGAGCACAGATCCTGGCTTGGAAGGGCCAGATGAGAAGCCAAAATTGGGCAGAGATGGAGCAACGTCATCGAAGCACGGCTGATCTTGACTGTCCGGATTGGTCAAGAGAGGGAGAATTTTGGCCACTTCGATGAAGCTACCAGGTCCTATGGGAGGGCACAAGTCAGTGGGGAATGCTTGCCGAGTGTTGCGGATGCAGTTGACTCACATCCGTGACAAAACAAGAGGGGAATGGCTCCCAGGCGATTGCCCTTCTTGTGAACGAAGTGTATCTTGAGCGGATCGAAACCATTGACATggattgttgttgtgtaCTGGGGCAAATCACGGTTCAGTACCGTCTCTCTTGCTGGCGCCAGTCAAAATCGCCCTTCAAGTAGTTGACCAGTCGCTTGATGTCACTGAGGGGAACACCACCTGCCCAATCATCGGACAAGGGTGTCTCGTCGGGGAAAGTGGCATGCTCCAGCTTGTGGTGCAGCTGGGCGATTTTGGCATCCGAAATGCTGATGTTGAAGGGCTTGATGTCGGAGTCCATGTTGTGCCAGTTTGCGCTGTGTTGTTTATTGTTGGGTAGGTATTATTCGGTCTACAACTATTTAAGTCGATTGGTGACGTTAAAGGGCGCGGTTGACAggtgggaaggagcaacTCCATTTCTGCCGATCAATACCTACTTGCACCTCCCGCTGCAGCATCAGCCCAGCAATTGAGCACAAAGCCTCAGCATCACCTTAATATGGGGCCTCTCCAGATACCTCTCCACGTCGgcctccaacccagccagcTTTTCCTCTCTGTACTCGGCCAAATCAACATCGTCTGTGGTTGGCGGGTTGAACCGGAAGTACCACACTCCCTCGGCCCTCATCAGCTGGTCAAATCTGCGATGCACGTTTTCGACATTGGTCAGGTTCTCCAGCAGCTGCGCTCCCTTGGAGATGGCAGGATGTGACGCAATCCAGCTCCGCTTCTTTCGCGAAGGGTCAAATCTTCCTGTTCCCAGACTCAGCACACATTTGACAACCGGCTTATCTGTTATCCAGCGGGGAAACAACAGGCTTTTCTCAGCCCAGAGTTCATCCACGGGATTGTTGTTTGCTAGTGCTCCATCCCAGAACTCCGTCCTACCTATCGTTGCTGGGGGGAAATAAAAGGGCGCCGCCGATGTCGCGCGAGCAGCCTGAACGATGGTAGCCGAACTGTATGTTGGCAGTGAACCATCGGGAAAGCTGTAAGAGCGAAAGCGAAGAGCGAAGTTGTCCCTTGACCTGACGGAAGTGACAAAGCTTCTTTCATCAGCAAGCTGTTTCTGCAAGGAGAGAACGGAAATGCAGTTACACTTGACACCCTTCAGTGCCTGGCACAGAGCTGTGGTCCAGCAAAGTAGCATTTGGATCTAGCCCCTGAGCAACGACCTCGTCTCGGACTGCATGCTCGAGCGACGAGCCCTCGTACCAAGATAAGCCAAACATCGTTCTGATGTAGGCACCGCCTAAATATTTAGAGATGAAGCTGGGCTGGAACAAGGTTTGTGACAATGATTTGTACGCCGTTATCGCTTCATCGATCGACATGCTCTGTAAAATGTGTTAGCCGGTGTGGTTTGTAAACATTCAGCCAACCTCTGTCACGCATAGCAAACTCACTAATCGAAAGAGCATAATGCAGATCAAGCCCCCCGTACTTGTTCCTCCAGCAAGCTTAAAACACTCCGCCGGCGTCTTTGCTTTGCTTGTCCCATTCTCTCTATTGGCCTCATCCATAATGGCTTTTAGGATTCGAAGACTGACCAGTCCCCGAACGCCTCCACCATATATGCCCTCCGCTGTCAGCAATGcattctttttctttcctggAAACAGTGGGTACGAACCAACAGCCAGCAAAGTCAGCCCACCTGCAGGCACATTCCTAGAATTCGTTGCTTCTGGCAGTGGAAACCCTCCACTTTCCTCAGGTCTGATCTCCCATTAGCTTGATTGTACGCTTGGGGGATCCCAGAAGATTTCACCAACCCTGAAAGAAACCCGAGTGTTTTGTCCAATTTTCTTGCTTGATCTCTCAAGTCACAAAGGGCCCTTTTCACCCGCATTTTGAACGCCTTTAATTCGTTGCCTTGGCTGACCGCAGCGTCGCAGTTATTCAATGTCATAGTATCGAAATACTCAAGGAGTGAACTGAGACAGCCTGCAACAGCATTGTGTCTCCATTTTGGATCGTCGAAATACTGATCGTGGTACAGCTCCAGGACGCGGAGTTGTAAGTCGATATCTTCTAGAACTGCGGCCATGGGATGTGTTTAGTAGACTAAAAGATGAAGCAAGTCCTAATATGACTACATACGGTAGCTAGCTTCTCGCAGGTCCGGGCCATCAATACCTGCAAAGTCCAAGTCGCGTATACAATGTCGGCAGGCATCTGCTGCTTGAGCGACTAACGGTTTGCTGTGCGATGCAGTTGCAAAGACCGACTGTGTTCGTGCCATATTTCTACAATATAGGTGAGtggtaaaaaaaaaaagaaaaaaagaaatgcCCCTCGGTTTGGTCTCCTCCAAATCATCTACATTTCGTTGATTTATAGGTTGATGGCCATTCGTGCCCTGAGACAAGTCCCAGTGCGTGGTTCTCTGAGTGTGTGTGGGGAGTCATTGTTGGGAGGTCAGCAGGGAGTCCTGTAGCTGACCCCCATTCTGTCGGGTGATGCCACTCAGGAAATTTTTAGCTCGCGTAGGATCATAGTCTGGCTTACCATCGGGTTCTAAATACAACGCACCCCGGACACCACTGCTGTCATGTGAGAACTAGTGAGACAAAGAGTAAGCAGCGGTATGAGCCTGAAAACCCCCATGATGAACTGAATCAAGTGATTATTTACTCGTTCATTTGATTACGCATTTTTGGAGTTTATACGgccaaaacaccacacccTTTACAGTTGCACTACCCTTCAAAACCAACCTTAGACCCTAGCGGTACCATGCCTTCCATTGCTATAACCCATATGCGTTTGTTGGTGTCCGTTTGCAACGGTAGGTCCGTAGTGTACACCATCGGAGTGCCTCatctgctggtggtgggtcGCAATGGCATGCTCGTCACTTCCCGCCTTGTGGTGCTTCCTATACATGTCGCGCACTTCATGGAAAGCAGCTGTAATGGCATGAAAAACCCTGGTTTCTTCCTTGTCAGTGTCCTGTGGACCTCGGGACTTTCTTGTGGAGTAACTCACGTGCTGACGATAGCCAGGATGAACGTTCCCCAAGGTAAGTCACAGCTATCATCGCCTGTCGTCGTCTCACCAGTTACGTTTGCCGCGTCTGCCGCATCTCTATCGTCATAACAGTGCCTTGGTCCAGCCATACCTCCGTTTGGCGATGTGATAACAGCAACTGCGATGAAAGCGCCAACAAACAAGATATCGAAGAGAACCCAGAGCCAGCGGAGCCACCTGGGACCACCTCCCTTGAGAAGAAATGCCATGACAGTCGTGATGAGCGTGTAtaggacggcggcggcaaggaTACCCTCAACGGCCCCGATGGCACTGTTGACTCCGCGGCGAGTTTTGATCGAGTTGACCAGACGGTATACCTTGTACATGCGCTGAGAGAAAATGCCAAGAGAGAtgacggaggagaggaaTTGCAGGACGCGCGTAAGGCGGAGGAACCAGCGGTAAAGACGCGAATGCTTGAGGCGATCAGGAACCCATCGGGTTAACAACCCTGTTTCATTGGATCTGTTTGTGTTTGCCATTTTGCACGTAGTTGGGAGGCTTGATAAATCGAATTGTATGCGGGAGGCGATGGTCAAGGTCTGAGGAAAGGACTTTTCGAGGGACCATCACTTAAGCTACATTGAGCCATATATATATTTGAGTGATAACTATCCCTCCGTGCTTCCTACGCGCTTGGCGTTCCACTCGCCGTTGCATTATTGACGTGCGAAACTTGATTCTGTGTGGGTGCTTATCCCCGTACCAGTTGATGTTGTCATGACCCGCCATTCAACGTCACGACCTTGTAGTCACCCAACGAATTGTTTCGCAAAGTTGGAATACTGTACGATGTTATTTAGATACTTGCTCAGAAAAGATATTTGATGGTTTGCGGAGTATAGTAAGGTAGGTTATCAGAAATGTGATATGATGTCATCCGACATTGCCGTTCTACCCGCCCCCCTGAACTCTGGAGGCTTCCCTCTACACCCACTGTTGGTTTCCATAATGAGAGACAAAAGCACCTCCATCCCCTTTCTCCAAACTTGACGCCTCAATAACATCCCGCATCATTCTCACCGAAACCTCTGGCGCCTTGGGCCTTTCATAACCAGGTGAATACTCCTTGAAGATACTCAGGAGGGGTTCCACGGCAGCTAGGTCATCCGCTGTAGCCCCGTCATAATGTCCAACTTCCACTGGCCCGGGACAGACAGCCAGAAACAAAACCCCGTCCTTCTTGAACTGCGCGTTGAACTTGGCAACAACAGTGTTCATGGCGGCCTTACTCGCAGCATACAACGCACCGGGAGTGGCCCCCCATTGATTGGTGAAGGAGTTATCAGCAAGGCCGGATGTTATGGTGACAATCTTTTTGACGTGACCGGCGAGGATAAGGGGGAGAAAGAGGTTAAAAAGATGAACGTTGCCAATGACATTGATCTCGAAGGCCTCACGGAAGGTCTTGGTGAGCTCTCCCGGTTGTTTGCCCCTGTTTTGCGGTGTTAGTAGAAAAGAATTTCCCACAAGTGTAGTCTGAAGAACATACAGTTCGCCAATCGGTAGAAACAAGTCGAATTTTGGCACAAGACCCGCGTTGGCAATGATGTAGTCCAGAGACCCGCCCGTGATCTCAGCCGTGTCGGCAGCCGCTTGCTGATGTGATTCGTTAGCGTCAATCGTCGCAATATAATAATCTGCCGTCTCTCTTCGAATATTGTCAGACTCATTCGTACCTTCAACGCATTGTAATCGGTGATATCAGCTTGTAGGATGTAAATGTTCCGCCGCCCTTGTAGGACTGCATCCTCAGACACCTTTTTCTCTGTGTCAGATTTGTTGCGGACAAGTGCAATGACCGTATTTTTCGCATCACTTGAGTACTGACGAAGAAATTCGTACTGTAGGAGGTATGGCGGGTTAGTCCTTTGACCAAAATCAGCAAGATGGCTTTGACATTGCTCACCCCAATGCCCCTAGAGGCTCCAGTGATCAGAACGAAAGGCATTTTTACCCTGAAACAATGAACCGAATTAGATGTGGGTGTaagatgaggttgatgtaAAGAGATGGGCCGCAGAACATTGGGAAGGGATCACTGACTATTTGTACAAGTTGCAGGGCTCCAGTATTTACTGGATCCCCAGTGGGAAGAGTAGAAAACATCATTGTTAATACTAGTTGCTCGTTTCATCCTGGTTTGTAAGTCACTCTAAGGTGTGCTTACCTGACAGTTGCCAAAGTTTCGTGCTTTGATCGACATTGCATGGTAACCGCGCTTGGTTGCTGAATTCGGAAGTTGGTgtaacctcaacaaccaacatgACCCAAGAAAGGTATCCGGAGAGACGAAATGCGTCAGTAGTGTGCCATTGAGAGCAGAAGCTGCATGGAATTTGTGCATGGCGCCCAACGGATGGTAAAACTAGGCCAGAAAAGAGCCTCTTCCCGTCTTCTACAACACCTTGATTGCCTTGGCCACATTGAATATTGAATCTTGATATGAAGACATGATGTTCCACGAgcacatacatacatacccGGCACAACCTGGAAGCACATCGTTACGCCAATCCTGTTAAGACCCTGTAACTCCTTTCTTAGCATCGTGAAAGCCAATCAGACCATTCTTGGCCACTTGCCAAGGCAATTTCCCACCAAGATGTTGACTCCATTTTGCCTTAACTCTGATACTCCACGTTCACATCGTGTTCCGCCTGCTTGGAACCCACCTGGATCGTCCACTTGGGCTGTCCCCCGAATCTCATAGCCAGTGACATCTCGTCAAACTTCCGCCACCCATCTGCCAGGTTGCCCACCGGTTTCCACTGTTCAAAAGGCTTGTCCCACTCACACTCAATCCGACACAACTCCGTCACGGTCTCATCCTTTCTTTTGGGAGGTATGTCTGACTGGCTGTACTCGATGACAAATACACATTTCGATTGGGCCGTCTGCTTGGTGGCGTATTGGTGATATCCAAACAGGACGGGCTCTTTCTTGCTCACTTCGTCGCCTTTCTTCAGGTACCAGTCCATGCGTCGTGTGACCTCTGTCTTCTCAGGGTTCCGCTTCACTCGGTCGTGAGCTGGATCGAAGTCGCGCAGGGCTGCCACGGCCACCTCGCTCTGAATGCCGTAGCTGTATCTTGCCTTTCGAGTGACGACCTCGGGAATTCGGGAAATGACACGATGCTGACCGGGGGTGAGGCTTGACAGCATTGACATTTTATCTTGAAGAAGTCGAATTACCGCCCCGCGGGCGACAGCAGACCAGCTAAAGAACCCATCATGTTAGCCGCATCTAGCATTTCCGAGTCAAGGTTATGGTGTATGACACTTACGCTTTATCGAATGGTCTCAGAatgatcttctccttcgtCATTCCTGGTTCAGTTGGGCTGTTGTCGTATTCTTTGTCAAGCTGATTGTAGATGTACTGCGAGCCACCAAGACCGCCCACAAGGAGGATTTTCTAGTCAACACATGTTAAATCGGCAAAGCTCCGCAAACGCCTCATCTTGATGGCAATGAGGGGCCACGTTCATACCCTTGGTTTTCTCCCCGTTTGGATCTCAACACCTTTGATTTGCTCCGTGAGCAGGGAGCGGATCCCAACGAGAGACTGGTCGAAGAACCCGGCCATTGCTTCTCTGCCATATACCAAGAATGATTGGGTTAGTCACTGTCTTGGAAATTGTGCTATGGTTGATGGAAAGCTAGGATGGAAACATCATCACTCACCGACTGATAGAGAAGGACCCTTTGCCTCTGAGTCTGTCTATCTTGCCAAAAGCCTTTGTAGGGGGGGTCAGAAAGAACCTCGGCGGCTGAGGGTTCCCCGTGAAACTGCGCTTTGCACCCATCTCCCAGTCCTTGGTGACAAACAGATTGTGCTCAGCAGTATCGAGCGAATCCAGCTTTAGTTTTATCTCCCATTTCAGGTAGGCTGCAAATGCTTCATCCACCTTGAAAGCCCCGGAAAGCTTCCCTAGATCTTAGCATCAGTATTGATCATGATTGTGTGGCTAAACAGGGCACTCACCGTCGCCATTGACGCACTCTCCGATGCAAAACGGGCTGAGGGATTTGACGGTGTAACTGATGACATCCTGGAATACCTTTTATTAGCCAGGAGCCACGGTGGCGAGAGCTAAGTTTAAGAACAACTTACAACCGTTCCTCCGCCGGCATCGCAAACAACAAATGACTCTCCGGGCTTGAAAGGCACAATCAGCTCACCAAACAATTGAAACCTTCGAGATATATCATACCTGAATTTCAGGAAAGTCTCGGCGGTCGAGAAATATGGACAGGCCAGCAGCCTCTGGCTCTTGAATCAAATCGAGCGTTGTGGTGCCAATGTCCCTGTCGACGGTGATGCCAGCAATGTTGGCAGCCTCTCTCATAGCCTGCTCTGCATACTACGTTGTTTGGCTTCTGTTAGCACCAGTAAACCCAAGCTCGTCCTGGGTGATGGTAAATAACTTACGGGAGGCCAGATGGCGGGGACAGTGATGGCTACCCGAAGTGGCAGGTTGTCAATCACTAACATCTCGCCCAGCTTCTTATATGTATGTGCCCATAGCTTCTTGAGATATAAGCCCACAACCTCGGTAGGAGTCATCCCGCGTGCTCTTATCTGTTGCTGGGCGTCTTTTAGAGGACGCGAATTCCGGATCTCGTCTCGGATGATATCCTGGTCCTTGAGCAGAAGGAGTTTAAACCACTTTATGGGCTTCATCTGCGGTGTGACCTCATACCCCCATTTCCCTGATGCGAGATCAAATTGAGTAGGCACTTGGTCCTCGCCTGCATTCAAGTGAAACTCGGAAGGCCATTCTGTGATTTCATGAATATCACCCGGACTTTCCGAGAAGGCCCAAGACACACCGCAGTATCTGACATGAACCCAAAGTTAGTACACACAAAGGTATTGTCTTCACCTATTGCAAAAACCCACGTGGTCCCGAAGTCGATACCTACGGCTACAAACTTGCCGCCAGCAACGCCTCCACTGGTAGATGGGCTAGGACTCGCAAGAGAAGACCGAAGCCGGTAGGGTAGTGACGACATGATGTGGTTGGATAGCTATCAGAGAGATTGACGGAGGTGTATCGTTTTTTCCTTTGTGAAAGATAGACAGAAAAATGGTGTAAAGGGGTATCGATGAGATGGATGACCTGATAAACAACAGGGTCGCAGCCAAAGTACCAAACATCCCGTCCACACCCCCCCACGTCTCAGCTCGAAACCGGGGTACAGCGCTTGCAGGTCTTCGGAGGACATGCTTGGCGCAGTACCCGATGAAGGTAAGGCTGGGAtacaaccacccctcccccatccacgTCAAAAATCCCATCGgtctttgaggaggagatttaTTTCATAAAACTCGCCCCAAAATGGCGATTCTTCTTCCGACATACCTTGGCCAGCAGAACGCAAGAGAGTGCAGAAAAGTTCATCATGGACAGCGAGAGGGAGGGCATCATTCTCCTCTTGGGGGTGACGGGTGCTGGAAAGAGTTATTTCATCAAtcagctgaagaagaagggtccTGTAACCGAACGACCTGTGAGAGAGGGACACACTCTTCGTTCTCGTGAGTACCTTATCCACTGGAAACACAGACAGGAGCGCCAGCATAGTTACCAGGTTCATGGTTGCTAACGCTGATCCAGAGACTTCACGCTGTCAACTGGTTCAAATGGTTCTCGAAGACGATGACGGAGACGAGAGGAGCATCTCGGTTGTTGATACGCCTGGATTTGATGACACTGAACGGCCGGATGGCGAAGTGTTGGCTGAGATTACCGAGTTTCTGGCAACGCAGCACGCACTTGGCATACCACTCAAAGGTGTGTTGTACCTTCACAAGATCACCGACAACCGGATGACCGGGTCCTCGGGGACCTATCTGCGGCTCCTTCAATCCTTGATTGGAGATTCTGCCATGGCCAACGTCGTCTTGGTCACCACAATGTGGTATATGTTGCGTGACGAGTACGAAGGGGAGGGTCTTCGACGCCAGACGCAACTCAGTGAAAAATACTGGAAATCCCTGACAGAAAAAGGGGCGGGGGTAACGAAGTTTGAGGGGACTCCCGAAAGCGCATGGTCCATTGTCCGTAAGCTGGCGCCAAAGGAACCTGTGGTTCTTGACTACCAACGGCAAGTTATCGAAGAGGGCCGCGATCTCATTCGCACCAATGCTGGGAACAGTCTACTTCAGAAGCTGGAGTCGACCAAGGTAGAATACAGCATCAGGCTCAAGGACCTCGAAGATCAACACGAtgaagccatcgccatcggAGACAAGGCAGTGGCTCGGGACAAGGAAAGAGAGATAAGCGAGGCCCAGGATGTGTTGAGGCGAATCGACAAGTCGGTGGCCAAGCTGGGGGCACAGCCAGGTCCGCGGATCAAGGAAGGGGTTGCCAGGGCCATGAAAGGCCAGGCGGCAGGGCGGGCGGTGACGGTGCTGGCAGCCATTCTGAACATCACCTTGTTTGTCGtgcagctggtggtgggtgtgtgaGATATGGTGGGTGTGTGAGATAATAGCTCCTCGGCTAGCTTAAAAGTGCCCCGCCCTCACTCCAAAGTTCAAACCTCAGCTGCCCGCGGCCCCCCATTGAGTGTTCCGCCGACCTACTATTCGACCATTTCAAGATAAGCGCCTAGATTCACTCACCTACGTTACCTACTCATACCATTTCATTACCCGCAATGTGTTCTGATTGCCTTCATTTTTGGCCCCGTTGTGTCATGGGAAACCCGAATGGATCCCAACAGGCAGGCTGCGAGCCCTTGTGCGGCCCCTGTTTTCTTAACGAGTGCGGCCAGGCAGTACCTATCCTTCTGGTTAGCCTGAGGCGTTCATGGCGTCGTTGTGGCTGCCTCCATGTCAATAGCGTGATGCATGTTGCTTCCACACCCCCGTGTACAAACCACCATTCAGGTAGCACAAGTCTCTTGAGGCTGAGGGCGCCAAAATTCTCGAAGGCACAGAGCTAAGAACATGCATTTCAACCATGTTGCCAGgttgggggatgtggtgggcTCAGGAGatttccttttcttcactTCGTCAGTCATATGGACTATTCACTTCGAGAAGGAAGCTTGACCGGACAGAATTATCCACCTCTAACAACTCATCACAGATCCCGACCACTGGATCGTCGAGTTCCAAGGCCACGCACAGCAGACGAAAGTAGCATGAGCGCGACTTCGTGGTTTCAGAAGGCGAGGATACTTCCCATACCAACAGTCCTGCCTGACGATGACCGTCTCAACGGGTCGCCCAGGCCATCTGGTGGCAATTCCTCTCAACACTCTCGTTCAAGGGACTCGGCTTCGTATCACGACATTTCAGCAGGCCCAACAACCCATCAGTCCGCATGGTATCGATTaaagaagaagccgaagCTTGGGTCACCAAGAGTGTCAAACAAAAGTTTTGACGGTGGTATCGTGAGCGTCGCTGGTTCACGAAGCAGCTTCTCAGCGGCGGACCAGCCCTCTAAGTTGGGCAAAAGGAACCCAAATGGACTTGTCTCTCTCGATAGCCCTCCAGCTGTTCCACCGAAGCTTCATGTCGAAACCGTGTCAACTCTCGAAGTCGTGGCATCTCGTTTGAGCATGAGCGCCAACCCAGTTATTGAGCAGCACAATCGAAAAGGGAGTGTGCCCAAATGCGGTACCGTGGCTATCGCAACCACTTTGCTCCAGCAAGTTGACAGCGCCATTGACACCAGTACCATACCGAGCCCACAGCCAGTgcccagcaccagcatcgCATCCGATTTTTCCTGGCAGCAAGCAAAAGATCGGATGAACTACCTTGAACAGGAGCTCCGCCAGGCCCAGCACGAGATCGAGCATGCCCATAATGAGATCACGCAGCGAGACAAGGAGATCGTCAGGCTGGGGGAAGAGCTCAATGCGGCCAGACAGGTCCTCCCGCCAGAAATAGCCGCTTACGAGGAGCAGTTCGCTGCCCAAAACGCTCTCATCGAGCGCCTCCGCACCAAGGCAGCCGATTCTGCCGGCATGGCAGCTGAGACACCGCTCGGGCAGTCCCGACTGCAGATGACGGAGAGCAGAATTCTTGAGGCATGGCGAGAGCTTACGTTTGAGGTGCACAATTTTGTTCGCTGCTATCTGAGCATCGAAGACTTGGGTGCGCGCAAGATGGAACAGTGGGC from Podospora pseudoanserina strain CBS 124.78 chromosome 7 map unlocalized CBS124.78p_7.2, whole genome shotgun sequence includes these protein-coding regions:
- a CDS encoding uncharacterized protein (MEROPS:MER0000432; EggNog:ENOG503NUFK; COG:S): MDSDIKPFNISISDAKIAQLHHKLEHATFPDETPLSDDWAGGVPLSDIKRLVNYLKGDFDWRQQERRFIEVAKILPLLTNPDSQDQPCFDDVAPSLPNFGFSSGPSKPGSVLEQYAEYCHKLMLKLGYSNYATQGGDWGNGITRFMDIRYGPASSSETKKSGAVWASHINHNLAVPPSISTIPQHGSLVYLKYLFPTYSNREKEGLARTHRFWEEGAAYNGLHCHNPTTIGIALRDSPVALLSWIYGKLYDWTDSYPWTDDEILTWISIYQFASAGPKAGCRVYYHSATAKKVEEYNPGVKLGVSTFPKDLLMSPSYHYRTLGPLVFENWHNKGGHFAAWEVPELLVEDMRVMFGGLVKSGEINFPGPK
- the PNPLA8 gene encoding Calcium-independent phospholipase A2-gamma (EggNog:ENOG503BBQR; COG:I) encodes the protein MARTQSVFATASHSKPLVAQAADACRHCIRDLDFAGIDGPDLREASYLLEDIDLQLRVLELYHDQYFDDPKWRHNAVAGCLSSLLEYFDTMTLNNCDAAVSQGNELKAFKMRVKRALCDLRDQARKLDKTLGFLSGPEESGGFPLPEATNSRNVPAGGLTLLAVDGGGVRGLVSLRILKAIMDEANRENGTSKAKTPAECFKLAGGTSTGGLICIMLFRLSMSIDEAITAYKSLSQTLFQPSFISKYLGGAYIRTMFGLSWYEGSSLEHAVRDEVVAQGLDPNATLLDHSSVPGTEGCQVFVTSVRSRDNFALRFRSYSFPDGSLPTYSSATIVQAARATSAAPFYFPPATIGRTEFWDGALANNNPVDELWAEKSLLFPRWITDKPVVKCVLSLGTGRFDPSRKKRSWIASHPAISKGAQLLENLTNVENVHRRFDQLMRAEGVWYFRFNPPTTDDVDLAEYREEKLAGLEADVERYLERPHIKVMLRLCAQLLG
- a CDS encoding uncharacterized protein (EggNog:ENOG503P1V8); the protein is MANTNRSNETGLLTRWVPDRLKHSRLYRWFLRLTRVLQFLSSVISLGIFSQRMYKVYRLVNSIKTRRGVNSAIGAVEGILAAAVLYTLITTVMAFLLKGGGPRWLRWLWVLFDILFVGAFIAVAVITSPNGGMAGPRHCYDDRDAADAANVTGETTTGDDSCDLPWGTFILAIVSTVFHAITAAFHEVRDMYRKHHKAGSDEHAIATHHQQMRHSDGVHYGPTVANGHQQTHMGYSNGRHGTARV
- a CDS encoding uncharacterized protein (EggNog:ENOG503NYZ2; COG:Q) — its product is MPFVLITGASRGIGYEFLRQYSSDAKNTVIALVRNKSDTEKKVSEDAVLQGRRNIYILQADITDYNALKQAAADTAEITGGSLDYIIANAGLVPKFDLFLPIGELGKQPGELTKTFREAFEINVIGNVHLFNLFLPLILAGHVKKIVTITSGLADNSFTNQWGATPGALYAASKAAMNTVVAKFNAQFKKDGVLFLAVCPGPVEVGHYDGATADDLAAVEPLLSIFKEYSPGYERPKAPEVSVRMMRDVIEASSLEKGDGGAFVSHYGNQQWV
- a CDS encoding uncharacterized protein (EggNog:ENOG503PAE1; COG:O), whose translation is MSSLPYRLRSSLASPSPSTSGGVAGGKFVAVGIDFGTTYCGVSWAFSESPGDIHEITEWPSEFHLNAGEDQVPTQFDLASGKWGYEVTPQMKPIKWFKLLLLKDQDIIRDEIRNSRPLKDAQQQIRARGMTPTEVVGLYLKKLWAHTYKKLGEMLVIDNLPLRVAITVPAIWPPYAEQAMREAANIAGITVDRDIGTTTLDLIQEPEAAGLSIFLDRRDFPEIQPGESFVVCDAGGGTVDVISYTVKSLSPFCIGECVNGDGKLSGAFKVDEAFAAYLKWEIKLKLDSLDTAEHNLFVTKDWEMGAKRSFTGNPQPPRFFLTPPTKAFGKIDRLRGKGSFSISREAMAGFFDQSLVGIRSLLTEQIKGVEIQTGRKPRKILLVGGLGGSQYIYNQLDKEYDNSPTEPGMTKEKIILRPFDKAWSAVARGAVIRLLQDKMSMLSSLTPGQHRVISRIPEVVTRKARYSYGIQSEVAVAALRDFDPAHDRVKRNPEKTEVTRRMDWYLKKGDEVSKKEPVLFGYHQYATKQTAQSKCVFVIEYSQSDIPPKRKDETVTELCRIECEWDKPFEQWKPVGNLADGWRKFDEMSLAMRFGGQPKWTIQVGSKQAEHDVNVEYQS
- a CDS encoding uncharacterized protein (EggNog:ENOG503PAEJ; COG:U), whose translation is MDSEREGIILLLGVTGAGKSYFINQLKKKGPVTERPVREGHTLRSQTSRCQLVQMVLEDDDGDERSISVVDTPGFDDTERPDGEVLAEITEFLATQHALGIPLKGVLYLHKITDNRMTGSSGTYLRLLQSLIGDSAMANVVLVTTMWYMLRDEYEGEGLRRQTQLSEKYWKSLTEKGAGVTKFEGTPESAWSIVRKLAPKEPVVLDYQRQVIEEGRDLIRTNAGNSLLQKLESTKVEYSIRLKDLEDQHDEAIAIGDKAVARDKEREISEAQDVLRRIDKSVAKLGAQPGPRIKEGVARAMKGQAAGRAVTVLAAILNITLFVVQLVVGV